Below is a window of Pangasianodon hypophthalmus isolate fPanHyp1 chromosome 28, fPanHyp1.pri, whole genome shotgun sequence DNA.
TCTGGGTATGTAAGCCAGGCACACAACAGAAATCAGAAAACTGACTTTCTGCAGACTTAGAGACACAGAAGCAGCTTAAAGTGCCACAACCAACTGCAAGCAGAACAGCTCAAGAGAAGAACGTGACAGGTACAAATTATTCTATCAATTAAACATTTGGGCTTCCTTAAGTAGATTTAAGGCTACTTAACTACTATAAATCAAATCTGTCTTTAATAAAagtagattttaattttaatgtcattttgttatgagtaaaaaaatcacaacaaaaacaatagggtgTAAATAGTAGCATATTAGAGCTTTTACATTATTACATGAAAAGTGGAATGttgcaatattaaaaatattcctaTATAGAAATACATTTAGAGATTTTaaggttaattaattaatgaagtaatgaagtaaataaaaagtaacaatatttaattaaaaaatgaattaaccaaaataactttaaaaatctATCTTAAACCTAAAATAAAGTTGTTTAATGCAACATataactttaattatttaatgtactTATCATTTTAGTTCTGctcatatatttattaatatgttctataattaataaatacatttgctAACTAATTAAGTTATATTTTCTGTCAAGCAattgattgatttaaaaatacaatataagcttgaataattaattaactaattaatgaacttcttttttctatacactgtaaaaaaaaatgctgtacatTTCCAGTCTTTATTTTAGagcaaaatactgttttattgtGTTACAGGATTGTACTGTAAACGATTAGGCGCTTAGAGCAGTGTATTGGTTTAGAGTAAAATACCAGAAAATGCAATGCATAGTGGGATATCTTACGTTTTTGCAAGGGGTGAGAATGGTAAAAAATTCTCCTTGTGTTGACCTTGAgtttagaatagaatagaatagaatgctGTTATTGTCATTGCACATAGTACAACGAAATTTAAAAAGTCATCTCCTCTGTGGTCTAAGgtaacagaataaaacagaataaaacacacaacaaacaactcaatagtaataaataagatgaaataaataagatgaaacGGCAAGAAGACATTGTATTGCACATCCCCAGCATCAGGTGTTTAGCTCTTATGAGCAGTCCTGTATGATGTTGGTGGCTCTGCGCGGGAATCTGGCTCTGTATACGTCAGTCAGTTTAACTTTCTATGctggtaaaaaagaaaaaattcagTGATAGAGCTGGGTGAATCTGTGCAGTCTCTCTGCACTCgctgtggtggctcagtggttaaggttttgCATTACAGATCAGGATAtcgtgttcaaatcccagcactgacCAGTTTCcattgttgggcccttgagcaagacctttTTCTATCTTCTCAGTTGTATCCTGGATCAGCCAAATgtactgttttttctttattttatattataattatatttacaactaTTTTTACTTGCAACATTTGCAGTGTATTACcgaaaacatatattaatatactataAAAAAGAACAGGAATTATCTGTAAAGATAtcacagtactttactgtaaatatgttttacagttatttacGGTAAATGTAAAGAATTGCTGCTATtagttatttactgtaaatgttagTTATTTACTGTCAATGTAAAGTATTGCTGCTATTAAAGTAACGCTGCCAgtaaattattgtaaattttacagtaaaattttCAATGTATTTAATAAGTTCTGTAATGCATTAATAAGTtctataattacaattaattatctaataaattatttaataaagcaaCAAAAGAGACAAACTTTTGGTTATTAAAATTACGGTCCTCACAAATAGTAAAAtgacagcgtgtgtgtgtgtgtgtgtgtgtgtgtgtaatccgATTACTCAGTGAACATTTCATCATGGCACGTAATGAAATACTAGTACTAGTCTTTGTTTTGCATATGAGTGAcatgttcttctttgttttccaACAGGTATCATGTATCCAGGAATGAACATAGCAAGACCTCAGGGTAAGTTAAGTGAATAGCAGAATAGCATGGCTAATGTACCAATCATTCTCTAAATTTGGTAATGCAGAAAAGTAATGGCTAATCCATTCATCTTTCAACTGTTCCTCaaacaataataacatttaCCTAAGATGTTCGTCAGAGTATTACCAGCCAAACAACTTACGTCCACTCTTTTTATATTTAGTCAAAATGTATTAAGAAACAAATTGGTGCAATATATTTAAGGGCATGCACAGTAATATAAACAggacatcagaaatattttttatgctaacagttaatgtttatttttgggaAGTTTTGTACAAAAGTCCAGGTGACAATCAGAGGCTTTTCTGCATAGTTTTAatctgctttaataaataaactagtagTTTCCCTACCGAAATCATCTAAATTCTTGTTCTTATTCTATAAAGTTTAGTTTTATCCTCACATAAAAGTACAAATGATGATGTATTGTACATTCATCATACTGTGCTTTCTTAATACAAATCCTATAgctgtaaatatagtgtaaCAAAGCTGATGGAAGTTCAGGCGAGGTGTTGGTTAAATGACGAAAAGACTAAAAAAAGCACAGTACATtgtgaaacattaaaacaatgTATAGCAGTGTTCCAGAACAGCAGAGAGCAAGAACATGTGTGACGGTGCATGTTTTTGGTGACgcaagacaaaacaaaaggaGCATTCAACCAATGTGCAAGAAAAATACCCACATTTCATTCAACCAGCACATAGTTTCTGTAGATGTTCTTCCCACAGAAGTAAACAGTACCTTCCGATCTTAACGATTTGAACATAATTCACATATGACCATTTGCTTcactgaaataatatttaaccACAGACACATTACAGAgattacacattatttttttaaaaataaaaacatttaaaagaatGTCAACTGCATAAAAAGTACTGTTACCCTGTTATTAGATTAACAAGATTTAAGATTAAATCCCGATTAAATGTGATTGCTATAGCTCCTGAATATGGAGTTTAAAGTACACTTTTGTTTGAAACTAAACCTAACCCATGATATTCAAATGTATGTTAGTCATGCTAGTATGTTAGAAAAATCTTCATAACATGACCCATTTCTAGCAGACTGTCTTTGCTTGTATCTTCATCCTGGTACCTACGAAGACCTAGAAATCATAGTTACACCACtacttcttctccttcttctatTAATGATCATGTGCCAATACATCTACAGTATAACAATAATTTTACAATGATCAAAATCTGGAAAAACACAATTGTctataatgtctttgtatgctgtaacgtTAAGATTTCCTTTCGCTAGGagatgaaagctgaaattctcataTTCTCATATTATGAAAGTGTCATATTCATCTTCATAAACTCAAACCCACATGTCTTCAGTTgtgcagcaaaaacaaaagaattgtcTAAttgccttgccgttccaatacttttggaggagacTGTACTTTAAAGCATTTATGTTTAAGAAATCACATCtggcatttttacatttttatttttgactcaAGCAGATTAGTAAGGAACCTTACATGACCTAAGACACGTTCCTCACCCTCCTTTCTTGAGAAATTCAATGGCATTACTCCACAGGACCATTACTCCGGTTATAATGTGTTATcctatgtctgtgtgtgcagattTGGTAATGAGCTGTATGGATGAGCTGGTTGAGAATGTGAATGAGACACGGCGGATATGTAAAGATTTGCTGAACCAGGGTCTGCTGAGTGAGGACAGGTACCGGACCATTGTAGCAGCTCCAAGCTCTCAGGATAGAATGAAGCAGCTCTTGCATGCTCTGTCTAGCAAAGGACAACAGGGGAGAAATGCCCTTTACAGACTACTACAAGAACATGAGCCTGAGCTTACTCTGCAGATGGGTATGCTGTATTTCTCTATCTTCTACTGTATGGAATTTCTCAGAGCATTCTGTTCATACCAAACATTGCAGTTTAATAGCTCTTAATCCATTTCCTTGTTcacctacatatatatatatatatatatatatatatatatatatatatatatatatatatatatatatatatatacagtactgtgcaaaagtcttaggcacatgcaaagaaatgctgtagagcaaagatgccttcaataataatgacattaaatggttctacattaaaaaaaatactctaaagagcagtaaacagtaataaatgaaacaaattattatgtttttttgtctgaaaaatgtctaagacttttgcattgcacagtactgtgtgtgtgtatatatatatatatatatatatatatatatatatatatatatatatatatatatatatatacatatatatatatatatatatatatatatatatatatatatatatatatatatatatatatatatatatattaatgaatCATCAAATATATAGCATAGTTAGATAAACTGTCAAGTGAGGATTATAACAGTATTATTAACATGGTATTTCTATTTGATAAAACTTTTTTTACTAAGCACTCTTTCTTTACGGTATCTCAGTTACAGAATCCTCGGTTTGAGCTAAATTCATGCTTAAAGTGGACTTGGTTATTGAAAATCACTCACATACTGCTGTTTCTCCCATTCAGAGCATGCCGTATATGTGCATGTGATGAGGCAGAAGCTCATTCAGTCAGTGAGGCAAGTGGAGCCAGTGGCCAACCGAATGCTCACCCAGGGCCTGATCACGGAAGAAGAGTACTTCCAGGTGTGTGAAGAGGAAGGAAGCGAAGCAAGGATGTACGCCATGTTCCAAGTTTTGGAGCAGCAAGGGATGAAACAGAGCGACGGGTTCTACAATGCGCTTTTCCACTGTGAGCCTTTACTGTACCGTGAGCTAGGTCAGTCAGCCCTGCAGCTGCTTTCCTTTGTTGGACTTGAATTAAgaattataaaacatttctgaacaCAGGTTCTTAAAGAGCATTTAGTGACCATCCATTTATTTATGGCTTATCAGTGTCAAACGCATTTCAGGTTGAAGATTCGTTTGTTGGGTGTTTTTTCCTTTCCcaaaattttgttttaatttccatttcacatttttctgaTTGAAATTTCAGtaatttctgttttatatttaaatgctgGGTTTAAATTAGTGCATTCAAAGCAATTAAAAGAATAATGAGCATCAGTATTGGTAAAGAAAATGGTTAACTGTGTGCTTTAGTGAGCACCGTTTGTCACGTTCCTCTTCTAGTTTCTCAGATGTATCAGAAGAATTACTCCCATCTTCATTTAAACTTTCTGAAAAGTGGTTGTGTGACAATGTCAAGTGTTAAGAGTGCTATccaaatacaattaaaataacttaaatacagtaaattGCAGTATTACTACATCCCCatagtaagattttttttgttgttctttatgATGAATATACTGCAATTCTATGATTCTGTGATTCTATGTggaaatttttatattttaaatctatgtttcatgttttttgtctCAGACATTCCTCTTTCATTTCCACTGATTTTGCACTTGTGATGATAAGTGAATACATTGCATGACTTGCATAATCATCATGAAAGGAAACATAATTCAAGGCCAGACAAACCAgtagtctattttttttttattcgtgcTCGCCTGGAGGAAAATTCagtttaagtaaataaaacgCCATATGTACtttaacaaaactttttttttttatttggcatGCTTTGCTACAtagctacagtatgtttaaacTTAATAAGCTTTATGGTCCTGCAACACACctcaatgctgtaactatagcagAAGCTCCTTATTCTGAATttcaccacctgctgcaccacgCACATCACCTGGTCAACAACCAGGACTAGGGCTATGTGAAGTTTCCCCCAagtgatatacagtactgtgcaaaagtcttaggcaccctattttagtacaaactttgtcacagatttttattttatgacttctacattactgattcagtacaaaaactttttagatttccaaacattagttttccagcacaaaattaaattttacagaaaaatgtttgtatgtcagtaaagaaagcagcagattacatgaaagacacttaaaaaaaaaacataatgaaggctgctggatttcgctgcaaaaataagaagcaagtgtgacagtgaaattctccagaagaactgtggctgcttctgcaagatgctcagtaacacttacagctcatttccttataaaactgcacaaactgtacctgagactactattttttttttaaagcgaaggatcgtcacaccaaatattgactttgtttcatttattactggttactgctctttatagtatttttttaatgtggaaccatttaatttcattatttttgaaggcatctttgcaatatagcatttctttgcatgtggctaagacttttgcacagtactgtctatacacacacacacacacacacacacacacacacacatatatatatatatatatatatatatatatatatatatatatataaacgcTGGCAATATGTTATTACATTGTCTTACCAAAATATAGGACTGTTCAAACACACTGGAAGATTTGCCTGATGGcttagctaatgaatttatgttatataataaCCCTTGACTATGCCTGTGTTTGATGTATTTATACTAGATTTTTAACCAGAGACTCTCCCGATGTTTTCCTTTGCAGAAAAAGACCGAGTGCTTCAGATGTGTGAACTGGATAAAGAAAATGACCAATTAGTGCACCTTATACAGGAGGACAATCTAgaagagaggtggagagagctggaaagcaaagaaaagcaagtggaaaaagagaaggagaagctGAGGAGGGAGTGGGACCttttagaaaaacagaaagcagagaTGGATCAGGAGAGAAAGCAAGTCCTTGAAATGAAACGTGAACTTGAACAATTCTGGAGGAAGCGGGATGAGACGGAGGAGGATGTGATTTCTCACTTTCACACTGGAATAGAAGAGCAGAGAATGACAGGACAATGGGGACACCTGAATAACAACGGCTACTCCATGTCAGTAAATGCGAACAACTTCTTGTCGTTCAACTGATCTCTGattaatgaactgaaaaaaatcacacaaatgaTGTAACCATAACAGGCCTTTTCAGACTCTGTACATGGTTGACAGTGAAGttataatgtgatatttttatatttttaggtacattaatatgttttgtttttaatatgttcTATTATTTTACACCTAAGTACTGCCtgtgaatgtactgtatgtatcatatatatatatacaaatatatatatatatatatatatatatatatatatataaaatgacacataatatatatgtatatatgtatgtgtgtgtgtgtgtgtgtgtgtgtgtgtttgtgtgtggctgCTCTGGCTCCTGATTTAGTTATATTATATAGATGATAGCTTGggttatacatatttaaaagaaaaaaatcttaactATACTTCTAAATAGTTCGTTTATGCTGCCTTTCAGTATATATACAAAGAAATGATCTTTCCACATAGAAAATATCTGATGCAAATATGAAGAAACTTTTTTATCGGAAATGTCACCAGAAAAATCTAATTGAATTAAGATTCAATTGAAACATTCTGTAAAATTTTACCGTCATGTTTAAACATCAGTCATTGAAACAATGATTCTAAGTGTGTACTgtgtacaatttttaaatagatGTTATTGCATTATATTGGATTTATGGAAAACCAAGGAAGTAGCCATTAAGCTATATTATGGAAGCGCTACTTACACTGTGAAAAAGTCCTTTAATCACTTAAAAATTTACAAtaactgattaattaatatatacagtTTCTTAGTGTAATGTTTTTACAGCTTTCTTATAGTAAAAGCACATTACTGTACTACATACTGATAACAGcatattactttaaaaacattgcTAAATGTTTATTGATATTGTTGTTGAGCTCTTTCACTGTCAAATGTAcatcttaaataaatgtaaaagagtGACAaagatgtgtttattaaatcaATAATTTCATCTCAGGTTACCTAATAACAAACATATCAAATTGCTCAATAAgaaccagaaaaaaaagcaatcaaTTTACAAAATATGAAACCACTAAAACTCACGATTATATAATAAGAAACTACTAAACTGAACAAtgagaaaatcacaaaaatgtcaCGGGGTAGGTAGCTAACCTACTTTATCAACTGGTTCACTGGCCGAAGAATGAGAGTGGATAGAGCGCTTTAGAGTTTTACAATGACATCAAGAGGCTATCAAACTACTAGCACAATCACAATCTAGCAAAATCACAGTCTAGTAATTTTTTAGAGCAACcctgtaataggcagttgagaatTAAGTCATGCAGCATACAATATAGCAGCTTTTTTGAGCTGTTTTAGACTTAGCTTTGTTCAACTTGGCcgagctaatatcattaaccagggtttaCAGTTTTCACAGTGTGTGGTGGTTTGTGAATGgcttatttattgtgtgtgtgtgtgtgtgtgtttttggttgcCAGTTCCAGTGTTCACATGACAACAGGCTACACTTTTGTAGATTGTTGTACAAATTtgtaaaacaaatttaaatactATACTGATTTATATCCAGTATTTTATTGTAGAAATTATAGAAATTCTTTACAGTGTAGAATTACAGAACATATGCAAGCCTTTGCAAAGACTAGGTGCCAAACAAGGAACTTGGAAACAATGAAAAGGTGATACTAATTACAGTCGGTGTGAGAAACATACGCATCACATGGTCTGGGTGATTATTGTACACATgcttataaaaatacacaaacattacaGTGCTTAAAACCATGAATCAGTGAACATTTGATCTGAATGATTTACTTTAGTGATCACAGGTTATTCTTGTTTTGCTATAGTGGAGACAAGACGGATGTAGGAAACATATTCACTTTACACACTTGCTGGAACTAATTATTAGATCAGTTTGTGTTTTGGGATTGATGACTGTTTAAGTAACTTAATAACAATTTATCATAAAAGTACCCAATGGGACCACACCTGATTCCCAGCAGGGGCCAAACCTTATTCCTGTCATTTAATAACTTGTCCTCAG
It encodes the following:
- the LOC113544234 gene encoding uncharacterized protein LOC113544234, coding for MYPGMNIARPQDLVMSCMDELVENVNETRRICKDLLNQGLLSEDRYRTIVAAPSSQDRMKQLLHALSSKGQQGRNALYRLLQEHEPELTLQMEHAVYVHVMRQKLIQSVRQVEPVANRMLTQGLITEEEYFQVCEEEGSEARMYAMFQVLEQQGMKQSDGFYNALFHCEPLLYRELEKDRVLQMCELDKENDQLVHLIQEDNLEERWRELESKEKQVEKEKEKLRREWDLLEKQKAEMDQERKQVLEMKRELEQFWRKRDETEEDVISHFHTGIEEQRMTGQWGHLNNNGYSMSVNANNFLSFN